The Corynebacterium felinum DNA segment GCGCATGGGTGCTGAGGTGTACCACTCCCTGAAGTCCGTGATTAAGTCCAAGGGTCTGTCCACCGGTCTGGGCGATGAGGGCGGTTTCGCTCCTTCCGTGGAGTCCACCCGCGCAGCTCTTGACCTGATCGTTGAGGCAATTGAGAAGGCTGGCCTGAAGCCAGGCACTGATATTGCTTTGGCTTTGGATGTTGCTTCTTCTGAGTTCTTCAAGGATGGCAAGTACCACTTCGAGGGTGGCGAGCACACTGCTGAGGAAATGGCAGCAGTGTACGAGCAGCTGATCGCTGAGTACCCCATCGTTTCCATCGAGGATCCTCTGCAGGAAGATGACTGGGAGGGCTACACCGCACTGACCGCAAAGATTGGTGACAAGGTGCAGATCGTTGGCGATGACTTCTTCGTCACCAACCCAGCTCGCCTGAAGGAAGGCATTGAGAAGAAGGCTGCGAACGCACTGCTGGTGAAGGTCAACCAGATCGGTACTCTGACCGAAACTTTCGATGCTGTTGAGCTTGCTCACCGCAACGGCTACCGCACCATGATGTCGCACCGTTCCGGCGAGACCGAGGACACCACCATCGCTGACCTGGCTGTTGCACTCAACTGCGGCCAGATCAAGACTGGTGCTCCGGCCCGCTCCGAGCGCGTGGCTAAGTACAACCAGCTGCTGCGTATTGAGCAGGAGCTTGGCGACGCCGCCGTCTACGCAGGCCGTTCCGCTTTCCCTCGTTTTCAGGGCTAGATGAACGTAAGTTAGTGGCCTGCATCTTAAGGCCGCTTATACTTGCAGCTTTTGTTGAAGGCGCACCGTGGGGTGAGTGTCGACGCGTGTTTTCATGCGGTGGCACTTCCCTGCTAAGGTGCGCCTTTGTGCTGTATGTGACTACTTGCGGAAACGAGAAGGGGGGGCGTTTGTGGTGGAATTGTGCTTGAGGTTTGGGGGCGATGAGTGTCACTTTTTGCTGACTCGCCTGAAACTTGGCGCGGTGAAGGGGGATTCGTTGTTAGAATGAGGAATTCTATGGCACGGATGAAACGGGCGGTTCCTATTGCAGGCCGCGAAAAGCAGCGTCGGACCCCAGTGGTGAAGGCTCCGACGTTGAAGTTGAGTGCGCCGTCCATCTTCGTGATTTTCCTGGCGGTGATCGCAGTTTTGGTGATGATCATCGTGCCTTTGCGTAACTATATGGAGCAGCGTAGCGAGATCACGCGGTTGAATGCATCGATTGCGCAGTTGACCGAGCGTAAAGATCGCATGCAGCTTGAAATTGAGAAGTATCAGTCTGATGAGTATGTGCGTGAGCAAGCACGTATTCGTCTGGGTGTGATTGAACCCGGTGAAATTGCGTTTCGTGTTGTTGATCCCGGTTTGGAAAACTCGCGCCAGACTGCAGAATCTCTCACTGAGTCTGCAAAGCAATTGAGTTGGTATGAAAAATTGTGGGATTCAGTGTCGGTTCTTCCTGAGGTTGAGGAGGAAGAAATCCCTGATACGCATATGCCTTTAGCGCCTGATGCCAACCCTGCTGCTGAGGATATCCCGGCACCTGGGGCCCAGTAGTGTGCCCAAGGTGTGCGGGGGTTGGTGGGTTTGTGTGGTCTGGGGTGTTTGTTCGACCATGGGCTAGAATGACAACCCATGAGCGTAACTGATGCAGATCGTGCTGCGGTAGCCCAGCAGCTGGGCCGTGAGCCCCGTGGTGTGTTGGAGATTTCCTACCGGTGCCCAGACGGTGCCCCTGGTGTTGTGATGACCGCACCGCGGTTGGATGATGGTACTCCTTTCCCCACGTTGTACTACTTGACGGACCCTCGCTTGACTGCGGAGGCGTCGCGTCTGGAGGTTGCGCATGTGATGCGGTGGATGACAGCGCGTTTGCAGGAGGATGAGGATTTGGCTAAGGATTACTTGGCTGCCCATGAGTATTTCTTGGCTAAGCGTAATGCGCTGGGTGATTTGGGTACTGATTTCTCCGGTGGCGGGATGCCTGATCGTGTCAAGTGTTTGCATGTGCTGATTGCGTATGCTCTTGCTGAGGGGCCTGATCATTTCCGTTTGGGTACTGAGGCTGTTGCGTTGGCGGCAGAGCATGGTCGCTTGCGTGGTACTGCAGTCCCCATGGACTGGCCAACGTGTGCTGAATTGGGCATTGATATCGATCAGTTTGATTTCAGTCATGCTGAAGTTCCGGGTTCTTAAAAAAACTGTCGTTGTTGTTTTCCCGCCGCTGTGAGTCACTGGTTTGTGGTTGCGGTGGTTTGTACAGAGAGTGTTTGTAAAGTTATGCCTCGTTTTGCTGCGATTGATTGTGGTACGAATTCGCTTCGGTTGCTGATTGTTGATGCTGATGGTCAGGAAACGAAGGAAGTTCTGCGCACGATGGAGATTGTGCGTTTGGGTCAATCGGTGGATGCAACGGGTCAATTAGATCCGGAGGCTATTGAGCGCACTCGTGTGGTGTTGGCGCGTTTTGTGGAGCTGATGAAGCAGGAGAAGGTTGTCGATGCGCGCATGGTGGCGACGTCGGCAACGCGGGATGCGTCGAATCGCGATGTGTTTTTCCGCATGACTGCGTCATTGTTGTCTGAAATTAAGCCGGGCTTGGTTGCTGAGGTTATTTCGGGTGATGAGGAAGCCCGCTTGTCGTTTATCGGTGCGGTTGCGGATCTGACTGATGAGCCAGGTCCGTTGTGCGTGATCGATTTGGGCGGTGGCTCGACTGAGTTTGTGGTCGGTGACGCTCATGGTGAGATTCTTGGTGCGCATTCGGCTCAGATGGGTTGTGTGCGCTTGACTGAGCGCATTATGCGTGCAGATCCGCCGACGGCTACTGAGCTGGAAATTGCTGAAGAGTTTGTGGCCGAGCGCATTGCGCAAACAGAGTTGATTGTTCCGATTGCGCAGGCGAAAACTTTTGTGGGCTGTGCTGGGACATTTACGACCATTGCGGCGTTGGCGTTGGGGTTGGAGGCTTATGATCCCCGTGCGATTCACGATGCGCATTTGCGTTTCGATGCGCTGCGGGTGCTTACGAAGCAGGTTATTTCTTTGACCTCGGCGGAGCGGCGTGCGAACCCAGTGGTGCACACTGGTCGCGCTGACGTGCTCGCTGGTGGCGCGATGGTGGTGAATGGGATTTTAGATATGATTGAGCGCCAGACTGGGATTTCTACGATCATTATTAGTGAGAAAGATATCTTGGATGGTATTATTAGTCAGCTGATTTCCACTCACGAGCTTTAGCGTATCGACGCCCCCACCCACACCGCTGTAATGCGCAGCATTAGTGGCGGGGGAGGGGTAGCGGAGCTGATTTTTAGTTATTGGTTGTGTTGTGGATTAAGATAGTTTCTCGTTGCCCCCATAGCCCAATCGGCAGAGGCAGTTGACTTAAAATCAATTCAGTCTGGGTTCGAGTCCCAGTGGGGGCACCATACAACGAAACCCTCGCAGTAACTGCGAGGGTTTCGTTGCTGTTCGCCCGACATGGGCATGTTCTTAAGGGTGTGAGTCCCTGATAGTGAAGGTGGTTTAACTATGTAGCTGATGGCAACTGCAGCATCGTGAGGTGTTGTGGGGAGGAAGCTTCAAGCGAAATCCTGCACCGAGGTATACGAATCACATATAAGGCGCGCTGATCTGGGTAAGGCTGCCGAAGAAGTCGAAGCCCGTTCCATCGAAGTGGTTAGTGTGTAGATGTGGCGGTTGTAGGAGGAAAGAGCATGTTCTTAATCGGGGAGGCCTGTCACAGACTGTGCCAAGTAGGTGTGGTAAGCCCTGTTGTGGGTTGGTGTGGTAGGAGTCAGCCGAGGTCATAGTACTCGTGGGAGACACCGCGGTCCGCGGTAGCCCTTATGGTGGGTGAGCGAGGAAGGACTGAACTTTACATTGTTGAGTATGGAACCTGGATTGTAGTTATGCATAACGGTGAAAGCTGCCAACCACGTGTGTGTGGGCATTATGGGGAGGATAGGGTGAATCCCGACGATAGCCATGGTGTGCCTAGTTGTGTGTCTGCCGATGTAGGGGAAGTGTCAACTGGTGCGGGTGCTGATCTGTGGAATCAAGTCTTTTCAGGTGGCAATCTCCGCACTGCATTAGAGCGGGTTAAGACGAATAAGGGTGCTGCTGGTGTGGACGGGGTAGGTGTTGAGGATATTGACGTTTATCTGCGCGAACACTGGAGTGGCATTCGTGAGCGTCTTGACGCGGGAACGTATAAGCCGTTGCCGGTTCGTGAGGTGATGATCCTAAAGCCTTCGGGTGGTTGGCGTATGCTTGGTGTTCCGACTGTTGTTGATCGTGTGATTTGTCAGGCGATCGCGCAGGTACTTACGCCTATCTTTGATGTGGGGTTTGTGCCTGTGTCTTTTGGTTTCAGGCCTCAACGTAGCGCACATATGGCGTTAAAGACCGCACGTGGGTTTCTTAACGAGGGGTATGTGTGGGTTGTTGAGGTTGATTTGTCGAAGTATTTCGACACGGTTAATCACGACATGTTGATGTCGAGGGTGGCTCGTAAGGTTGACGATAAGCGCGTGTTGAAGCTTATTCGGGCGTATTTAAACGCTGGGATTATGGCTGATGGTGTTGTTCGGTGTAGTGATGCAGGGACTCCGCAGGGGTCACCGTTATCGCCGTTGTTGAGCAATATCATGTTGGATGATTTTGATCATTATCTTGCATCTAAGGGCACGAAGTTTGTTCGTTATGCTGATGATATTCGGGTCTTTGTTCGTTCCAAGCGTGCTGCGCAGCGTGCGCTTGCCCAGTCTGGGAAGTTTCTGGAGGGGAAGTTAAAGCTGCGGGTTAATCAGGAGAAGTCCACTATTTGTCATGCGATTAAGGCGGAGCTTTTAGGCTATGGGTTCTATCTGGTTCGTGGTGATCAGTATCGGTTTCGACTTACTAAGGCCACGAAGGTGAGGGTTTTAGCCCGAGTGAAAGAGCTTACGGCAAGATCGTGGTCGGTGTCGATGGAGTATCGCATTGACCGGTTAAACAAATATTTGCGTGGATGGCTTGGTTATTTCGCGTTGGCGGATGCGAAGGTGTTTCTTAACCGGCTGGATGAGCATCTTCGTCGTCGACTGCGGATGTGCGTATGGAAGCAGTGGAAACGTATCCGAACGCGGATACGGAACCTCTGCCGCTTGGGTGTGGATAAACAAAAGGCCTATGAGTGGGCTAATACCAGTAAGTCCTACTGGCGTATCGCTGGCTCGTGGGTGCTTACAACCACGCTTACTAATGCGTATTGGAATGACCAGAACCTCGTATCAGCCGTGGCGTATTGGAACTATAAGCACAGTCAATACTCTGTATTGGTGTAAGGAACCGCCGTATGCGATGAACCTCACGTACGGTGGTGTGAGAGGGCTGCCGGGAAACCCGGCACCCTACTCGATCTTCCCCCTTCGTATCAGCAACTCTGGGGGCGTAAAT contains these protein-coding regions:
- the eno gene encoding phosphopyruvate hydratase, with protein sequence MADIMHVFAREIMDSRGNPTVEAEVFLEDGSHGIAGVPSGASTGVHEAHELRDGGDRYLGKGVLKAVENVNEKIVDAIAGIPADDQRLIDQTMIELDGTPNKANLGANAILGVSMAVARAAADAADLPLYRYIGGPNAHVLPVPMMNIVNGGAHADSGVDVQEFMIAPIGAESFAEALRMGAEVYHSLKSVIKSKGLSTGLGDEGGFAPSVESTRAALDLIVEAIEKAGLKPGTDIALALDVASSEFFKDGKYHFEGGEHTAEEMAAVYEQLIAEYPIVSIEDPLQEDDWEGYTALTAKIGDKVQIVGDDFFVTNPARLKEGIEKKAANALLVKVNQIGTLTETFDAVELAHRNGYRTMMSHRSGETEDTTIADLAVALNCGQIKTGAPARSERVAKYNQLLRIEQELGDAAVYAGRSAFPRFQG
- a CDS encoding FtsB family cell division protein translates to MARMKRAVPIAGREKQRRTPVVKAPTLKLSAPSIFVIFLAVIAVLVMIIVPLRNYMEQRSEITRLNASIAQLTERKDRMQLEIEKYQSDEYVREQARIRLGVIEPGEIAFRVVDPGLENSRQTAESLTESAKQLSWYEKLWDSVSVLPEVEEEEIPDTHMPLAPDANPAAEDIPAPGAQ
- a CDS encoding DUF501 domain-containing protein — protein: MSVTDADRAAVAQQLGREPRGVLEISYRCPDGAPGVVMTAPRLDDGTPFPTLYYLTDPRLTAEASRLEVAHVMRWMTARLQEDEDLAKDYLAAHEYFLAKRNALGDLGTDFSGGGMPDRVKCLHVLIAYALAEGPDHFRLGTEAVALAAEHGRLRGTAVPMDWPTCAELGIDIDQFDFSHAEVPGS
- a CDS encoding Ppx/GppA phosphatase family protein, with the protein product MPRFAAIDCGTNSLRLLIVDADGQETKEVLRTMEIVRLGQSVDATGQLDPEAIERTRVVLARFVELMKQEKVVDARMVATSATRDASNRDVFFRMTASLLSEIKPGLVAEVISGDEEARLSFIGAVADLTDEPGPLCVIDLGGGSTEFVVGDAHGEILGAHSAQMGCVRLTERIMRADPPTATELEIAEEFVAERIAQTELIVPIAQAKTFVGCAGTFTTIAALALGLEAYDPRAIHDAHLRFDALRVLTKQVISLTSAERRANPVVHTGRADVLAGGAMVVNGILDMIERQTGISTIIISEKDILDGIISQLISTHEL
- the ltrA gene encoding group II intron reverse transcriptase/maturase; this encodes MSADVGEVSTGAGADLWNQVFSGGNLRTALERVKTNKGAAGVDGVGVEDIDVYLREHWSGIRERLDAGTYKPLPVREVMILKPSGGWRMLGVPTVVDRVICQAIAQVLTPIFDVGFVPVSFGFRPQRSAHMALKTARGFLNEGYVWVVEVDLSKYFDTVNHDMLMSRVARKVDDKRVLKLIRAYLNAGIMADGVVRCSDAGTPQGSPLSPLLSNIMLDDFDHYLASKGTKFVRYADDIRVFVRSKRAAQRALAQSGKFLEGKLKLRVNQEKSTICHAIKAELLGYGFYLVRGDQYRFRLTKATKVRVLARVKELTARSWSVSMEYRIDRLNKYLRGWLGYFALADAKVFLNRLDEHLRRRLRMCVWKQWKRIRTRIRNLCRLGVDKQKAYEWANTSKSYWRIAGSWVLTTTLTNAYWNDQNLVSAVAYWNYKHSQYSVLV